Proteins from one Enterobacter bugandensis genomic window:
- the bamD gene encoding outer membrane protein assembly factor BamD has protein sequence MTRMKYLVAAATLSLALVGCSGSNEQVPDNPPNEIYATAQQKLQDGNWKQAITQLEALDNRYPFGPYSQQVQLDLIYAYYKNADLPLAQATIDRFMRLNPTHPNIDYVMYMRGLTNMALDDSALQGFFGVDRSDRDPQHARDAFNDFSKLVRGYPNSQYVTDATKRLVFLKDRLAKYEYSVAEYYTRRGAWVAVVNRVEGMLRDYPDTQATRDGLKLMENAYRQMQMTAQAEKVAKIIAANSSNT, from the coding sequence ATGACGCGCATGAAATATCTGGTGGCAGCGGCCACGTTGAGCCTGGCTTTGGTGGGCTGCTCCGGTTCGAATGAACAGGTCCCTGACAATCCGCCGAATGAAATCTATGCGACTGCACAACAAAAGTTGCAGGACGGTAACTGGAAACAGGCGATAACGCAACTGGAAGCGTTGGATAATCGCTATCCATTTGGTCCGTATTCGCAGCAGGTACAGTTAGATCTTATCTACGCCTACTACAAAAATGCCGATCTGCCGCTGGCTCAGGCAACTATCGATCGTTTCATGCGTCTGAACCCGACTCATCCTAACATCGACTACGTCATGTACATGCGCGGCCTGACCAACATGGCGCTGGACGACAGCGCCCTGCAGGGCTTCTTCGGCGTAGATCGCTCCGACCGTGACCCGCAGCATGCGCGCGACGCCTTCAATGACTTCTCCAAGCTGGTGCGCGGCTATCCAAACAGCCAGTACGTGACCGACGCGACCAAACGTCTGGTGTTCCTGAAAGATCGTCTGGCGAAATATGAGTACTCCGTTGCGGAATACTATACCCGCCGTGGCGCATGGGTTGCTGTGGTTAACCGCGTAGAAGGTATGCTGCGTGATTATCCGGATACTCAGGCTACGCGTGACGGCCTGAAGCTGATGGAAAATGCTTACCGTCAGATGCAGATGACAGCTCAGGCTGAAAAAGTGGCGAAAATCATCGCCGCGAACAGCAGCAACACGTGA
- the raiA gene encoding ribosome-associated translation inhibitor RaiA, with protein sequence MTMNITSKQMEITPAIRQHVADRLAKLDKWQTHLINPHIILSKEPQGFIADATINTPNGHLVASAKHEDMYTAINDLINKLERQLNKVQHKGEARRAATSVKDASFAEEVEEE encoded by the coding sequence ATGACAATGAACATTACCAGTAAACAAATGGAAATTACTCCGGCAATTCGCCAGCACGTCGCAGACCGTCTCGCCAAACTTGATAAATGGCAAACACATTTGATTAATCCACATATCATCCTGTCCAAGGAGCCCCAGGGTTTCATCGCTGACGCAACTATCAATACTCCAAACGGCCATCTGGTCGCCAGCGCAAAACATGAGGATATGTACACCGCTATTAACGATTTGATCAACAAGCTGGAACGGCAGCTCAATAAAGTGCAACACAAAGGTGAAGCCCGTCGCGCCGCAACGTCGGTGAAAGACGCCAGCTTCGCGGAAGAAGTTGAAGAAGAGTAA
- the pheL gene encoding pheA operon leader peptide PheL: MKLTPFFFAFFFTFP; encoded by the coding sequence ATGAAACTTACGCCGTTCTTCTTCGCATTCTTTTTTACCTTCCCCTGA
- the pheA gene encoding bifunctional chorismate mutase/prephenate dehydratase: MTPENPLLDLRVKISALDEKLLALLAERRALAVEVGKAKLDSHRPVRDIDRERDLLERLIQLGKAHHLDAHYITRLFQLIIEDSVLTQQALLQQHLNKTNPHSARIAFLGPKGSYSHLAARQYAARHFEEFIESGCAKFADIFNQVETGQADYAVVPIENTSSGAINDVYDLLQHTSLSLVGELTIPIDHCVLVSGSTDLNTIETVYSHPQPFQQCSQFLNRYPNWKIEYTESTSAAMEKVAQANSPTVAALGSEAGGALYGLQVLERNLANQTQNITRFVVLARKAINVSDQVPAKTTLLMATGQQAGALVEALLVLRNHNLIMTRLESRPIHGNPWEEMFYLDIQANLESASMQKALRELGEITRSMKVLGCYPSENVVPVDPS; the protein is encoded by the coding sequence ATGACACCGGAAAACCCGTTACTGGATCTGCGAGTAAAAATCAGCGCGCTGGATGAAAAATTACTGGCGCTGCTGGCCGAACGTCGCGCCCTCGCCGTTGAAGTGGGCAAAGCCAAGCTGGACTCCCATCGCCCGGTGCGTGATATCGACCGCGAGCGCGATCTGCTGGAGCGTCTCATCCAGCTCGGTAAAGCGCATCACCTCGATGCCCATTACATCACCCGGCTGTTCCAGCTCATCATCGAAGATTCCGTTCTAACCCAGCAAGCGCTACTCCAGCAGCATCTCAATAAAACCAACCCACACTCGGCGCGCATCGCCTTCCTCGGGCCTAAAGGCTCCTACTCTCATCTGGCCGCACGCCAGTATGCCGCACGTCATTTTGAAGAGTTTATTGAGAGCGGCTGCGCAAAATTCGCCGATATTTTTAACCAGGTTGAGACCGGCCAGGCGGATTACGCCGTGGTGCCGATTGAAAACACCAGTTCCGGCGCCATTAACGACGTCTACGATTTACTGCAGCACACCAGCCTGTCGCTGGTCGGCGAGCTGACGATCCCTATCGATCACTGCGTGCTGGTCTCCGGTTCAACGGACCTGAACACGATCGAAACCGTGTACAGCCATCCGCAGCCTTTCCAGCAGTGTAGCCAGTTCCTGAACCGCTATCCGAACTGGAAAATTGAGTACACCGAAAGCACCTCGGCGGCAATGGAAAAAGTAGCGCAAGCTAACTCCCCAACCGTTGCTGCGCTCGGCAGCGAAGCGGGCGGCGCGCTGTATGGCTTACAGGTTCTGGAACGCAATCTTGCTAACCAGACGCAAAACATCACCCGCTTCGTGGTGCTGGCCCGCAAGGCAATCAACGTGTCAGACCAGGTGCCGGCGAAAACCACGCTGCTGATGGCGACCGGCCAGCAGGCGGGCGCGCTGGTAGAAGCCCTGCTGGTGCTGCGCAACCACAATTTGATCATGACCAGGCTGGAATCACGCCCAATCCACGGTAATCCATGGGAAGAGATGTTTTACCTCGATATCCAGGCCAACCTGGAATCTGCATCCATGCAGAAAGCCCTGCGCGAACTGGGTGAAATTACCCGTTCAATGAAAGTGCTGGGCTGCTATCCGAGCGAAAACGTCGTCCCGGTCGATCCAAGCTAG
- a CDS encoding SMP-30/gluconolactonase/LRE family protein, which yields MAEPQLLLNYTGHLPECPTWSAEENALYWADILEGEIHRYHLPTAEHTVLSFHEEVGCFALREQGGFIVAMRTGIWLTDKHGLLRRKVCDNPSNPQLARFNDGGTDHQGRFYAGTFWGPGDYNGALLMRIDNDLTPKVIQCDIHGHNGLAFSPDKQWMFTSDTPNGVIFRTPLDEQGEPGRREVFRQFKEGEGIPDGAAMDVEGCYWSAQFDGWRIARFSPQGEQLEEYRMPVRCPTMVCFGGDDMKTLFITTTRENMDAEEVAKYPLSGAVFTLPVNVAGMKKSRFIEC from the coding sequence TGAACCGCAGCTGCTGTTGAACTACACCGGGCATCTGCCCGAATGCCCGACGTGGAGCGCAGAAGAAAATGCGCTTTACTGGGCGGATATTCTGGAAGGGGAGATCCACCGCTACCACCTGCCGACGGCGGAACATACCGTGCTCTCTTTCCACGAGGAGGTCGGCTGTTTCGCGCTGCGCGAGCAGGGTGGTTTTATCGTTGCGATGCGCACGGGCATCTGGCTAACCGATAAACACGGACTGCTGCGCCGCAAGGTGTGTGATAACCCCTCAAACCCGCAGCTCGCACGTTTTAATGATGGGGGCACCGACCATCAGGGCCGGTTCTATGCGGGCACGTTCTGGGGGCCGGGAGATTACAACGGCGCGCTGCTGATGCGCATCGACAACGACCTGACGCCGAAGGTGATCCAGTGCGATATCCACGGGCACAACGGCCTGGCGTTTAGCCCGGATAAGCAGTGGATGTTTACCTCAGACACGCCCAACGGTGTGATCTTCCGTACCCCGCTTGATGAACAGGGTGAACCCGGCAGGCGTGAGGTGTTTCGTCAGTTTAAAGAGGGCGAGGGGATACCGGACGGTGCGGCGATGGATGTGGAAGGCTGCTACTGGAGCGCGCAGTTTGACGGCTGGCGTATCGCGCGTTTTTCTCCACAAGGGGAGCAACTGGAAGAATACCGCATGCCGGTGCGTTGCCCGACGATGGTCTGCTTTGGCGGCGATGATATGAAAACGCTGTTCATTACCACCACGCGGGAAAATATGGATGCGGAGGAGGTGGCGAAGTATCCGCTTTCCGGAGCCGTCTTCACCCTGCCGGTTAATGTGGCAGGGATGAAGAAAAGCCGTTTTATCGAATGCTAG